A genomic window from Oceanobacillus timonensis includes:
- the fliQ gene encoding flagellar biosynthesis protein FliQ, producing MSSELVLTLAERGIFTILLITVPLLLLALAVGLLVSIFQATTQIQEQTLAFIPKILAVLLGLVFFGPWMLTTIVEFTSNLYVNLNQYIG from the coding sequence ATGAGTAGTGAGTTAGTATTAACCCTGGCTGAACGGGGTATTTTTACCATTTTATTAATAACTGTCCCGTTGTTGCTGTTAGCTTTGGCAGTAGGTTTACTGGTAAGTATTTTTCAGGCAACAACGCAAATTCAAGAGCAGACATTGGCATTTATTCCTAAAATTTTGGCGGTGTTACTCGGCCTGGTATTTTTTGGACCGTGGATGTTAACGACCATTGTTGAATTTACTTCCAATCTGTATGTGAATTTAAATCAGTACATAGGGTAG
- a CDS encoding flagellar FlbD family protein: protein MIKLTRLNNESFVLNAIMIEQVQAYADTSISLLNGKKVFVKESEEEIIKKVTDFYHQIGFPALPLKAGEKDE, encoded by the coding sequence ATGATTAAATTAACCCGATTAAATAATGAATCTTTTGTTCTGAATGCCATTATGATTGAGCAGGTACAGGCTTATGCAGATACAAGCATTTCTTTACTAAATGGAAAAAAAGTATTTGTCAAAGAAAGTGAAGAAGAAATTATTAAAAAGGTGACAGATTTTTATCATCAGATTGGCTTCCCTGCGCTTCCATTAAAGGCAGGTGAAAAAGATGAGTAA
- a CDS encoding magnesium transporter MgtE N-terminal domain-containing protein: MKNKKQSEMETDVQKSSGGIFMKLFLIAMPLLILVVIVVFVLHIAGFNTLDWIKERGQSVPVVGEMFTDESGGTGEEVSSENDLDVLRNQVESRNEMIDNKDEQIQELEETIADLETQVSSLEEEMDEMDEEAEEDTEEDNGEQQDGEQGQAEAGAATEKSSMTRTLEGMKSKEAAAILENMENDSAITILEEMSTGDRGDILQEMNVEAATTYSQMLMD, from the coding sequence ATGAAAAATAAAAAACAAAGTGAAATGGAAACGGACGTTCAAAAGTCCTCCGGCGGTATTTTTATGAAACTGTTTTTAATAGCGATGCCCCTTCTCATCCTGGTTGTCATTGTCGTTTTTGTGTTACATATTGCCGGATTTAATACATTGGATTGGATAAAAGAACGGGGGCAATCTGTTCCCGTGGTTGGAGAAATGTTTACAGACGAATCCGGCGGAACTGGTGAAGAAGTAAGCTCTGAAAACGACTTGGACGTACTGCGGAACCAAGTGGAGAGCAGGAATGAAATGATTGATAATAAAGATGAACAAATCCAGGAACTTGAAGAAACGATTGCTGATTTAGAAACGCAGGTAAGCAGTTTAGAAGAAGAGATGGATGAAATGGACGAAGAAGCGGAAGAAGACACAGAAGAAGATAACGGTGAACAGCAGGATGGCGAACAGGGACAAGCAGAAGCGGGCGCTGCAACGGAAAAAAGTTCGATGACCAGAACATTAGAGGGTATGAAAAGTAAAGAGGCGGCTGCCATTTTGGAAAATATGGAAAACGATTCAGCCATTACGATTCTAGAAGAAATGTCTACAGGTGATCGTGGCGATATTTTACAGGAGATGAATGTGGAAGCAGCGACTACTTATTCGCAAATGTTAATGGACTGA
- the flgG gene encoding flagellar basal body rod protein FlgG: protein MLRSMYSGISGMKNSQTKLDVIGNNIANVNTAGYKKANINFQDMLSQTTSAAQGAGAERGGINASQVGLGSQEGAISNTHTQGFMQTTNNPLDFAIEGDGMFVVQGDGNDYYTRAGNFYLDDNGDVVNADGYYLQSTGGNNINIPDNAESFSVEPDGTVTYIDGNDNNQQAGQIALANFSNPSGLEKVGGSLYAATDNAGEPDLGAPGGANGTGEIVSGALEMSNVDLSEEFTEMITAQRSFQANTRIITTSDEILQELVNLKR from the coding sequence ATGTTACGATCCATGTATTCAGGTATTTCAGGAATGAAAAATTCACAGACCAAATTAGATGTTATCGGGAATAATATTGCTAACGTAAATACAGCTGGCTATAAAAAAGCGAATATTAATTTTCAGGATATGCTGAGCCAGACAACATCCGCAGCACAAGGAGCCGGAGCTGAACGGGGCGGCATCAACGCATCTCAAGTTGGTCTTGGATCTCAGGAAGGCGCCATTTCAAATACGCATACCCAAGGGTTTATGCAAACAACAAATAATCCATTAGATTTTGCAATAGAAGGAGATGGAATGTTTGTCGTGCAGGGAGATGGTAATGATTACTATACACGTGCCGGCAATTTTTACCTGGATGATAATGGAGATGTCGTCAATGCAGATGGTTATTATTTACAATCTACCGGCGGAAATAATATCAATATTCCGGACAATGCAGAGAGCTTCAGTGTAGAACCGGATGGAACGGTGACTTATATTGATGGAAATGATAACAATCAACAAGCTGGACAAATTGCATTAGCTAATTTTTCGAACCCATCGGGATTAGAAAAAGTCGGAGGTAGTTTGTATGCAGCTACGGATAATGCTGGTGAGCCGGATTTAGGTGCACCGGGTGGAGCAAATGGTACAGGAGAAATTGTTAGCGGCGCCTTAGAAATGTCCAACGTGGATTTGTCGGAAGAATTCACAGAAATGATTACTGCACAGCGTTCATTTCAGGCAAATACAAGAATTATTACAACCTCGGATGAGATTTTGCAAGAGCTTGTTAATCTAAAACGATAA
- the fliL gene encoding flagellar basal body-associated protein FliL: protein MSKIVKVVMTSIITLLVVVVATLIIVIYINEPETTSGEQSIDDMVSHSYETSEVTTDIMDNRYVQVQFQVITDDNDAIDELEKRDFQITNLLIKELAVMDEDEFQTGLDDLEDTLKTNLNEMMTEGTVTEVYTIKKILQ, encoded by the coding sequence ATGAGTAAGATAGTGAAGGTCGTGATGACATCTATTATTACATTACTTGTCGTTGTCGTGGCAACATTAATTATTGTTATTTATATAAATGAACCGGAAACAACATCCGGGGAACAATCGATTGATGACATGGTCAGTCATTCCTATGAAACATCAGAGGTGACAACAGACATAATGGATAACAGGTATGTTCAAGTGCAATTTCAAGTCATTACAGATGATAATGATGCCATCGATGAATTGGAAAAAAGAGATTTTCAGATTACCAATTTACTAATTAAAGAATTGGCCGTTATGGATGAAGATGAATTTCAAACAGGACTTGATGACCTGGAAGATACACTAAAGACAAATTTAAATGAAATGATGACAGAAGGAACGGTTACCGAAGTATATACCATTAAAAAGATACTTCAATAG
- the flgD gene encoding flagellar hook assembly protein FlgD translates to MTIITSVDTSLYLSNQPKEREPSPELGKDEFLELLVTQMQNQDPTNSMDESEFIAQMATFSSLEQMMNMSNSMDLLVNNQLVSPAIQYSHMIGETVNYRTFDEETGEVAGVDTNEIVSVSEQDGWAVFHLDNGKKIYADSVVEVGTAANEADNESENDTAGPVGNEEGEE, encoded by the coding sequence GTGACAATCATCACTTCTGTTGACACATCTTTATACTTAAGTAATCAGCCAAAAGAAAGAGAACCTTCTCCGGAATTGGGAAAAGACGAATTTTTGGAACTATTGGTAACGCAAATGCAAAACCAGGATCCGACGAATTCCATGGATGAATCGGAGTTTATTGCACAAATGGCAACTTTCTCTTCTCTGGAGCAAATGATGAATATGTCTAATTCGATGGACCTTTTAGTAAACAACCAGCTCGTATCGCCAGCTATCCAGTATAGTCATATGATTGGGGAGACGGTGAATTACAGAACATTTGATGAAGAAACTGGAGAAGTAGCTGGTGTTGACACAAATGAAATTGTTTCGGTATCTGAGCAGGATGGATGGGCTGTTTTCCATTTAGATAATGGCAAAAAAATCTATGCTGATTCAGTGGTGGAAGTTGGAACAGCAGCAAACGAAGCGGATAATGAATCAGAAAATGATACAGCAGGCCCTGTAGGGAATGAGGAAGGAGAAGAATAA
- a CDS encoding TIGR02530 family flagellar biosynthesis protein: MVRPIQPIIPPISQEQHMPKAQPSKRNTSFGEMLQQQQELTVSKHAAERMQDRNIHLSKQEWQSIQDKVKEAKQKGVKDALVVVDGNAMVVSVKNNTIVTALNQNEADKKIFTNIDGTILL; this comes from the coding sequence ATGGTTCGCCCTATTCAACCTATCATACCACCTATATCGCAGGAACAGCATATGCCAAAAGCGCAGCCATCCAAAAGGAATACTTCCTTTGGAGAGATGCTTCAACAACAGCAGGAATTGACTGTCAGTAAACATGCTGCAGAACGGATGCAAGATCGGAATATTCACTTGAGCAAGCAGGAATGGCAGTCTATACAGGATAAAGTAAAAGAAGCAAAACAAAAAGGGGTCAAAGATGCCCTGGTTGTTGTTGACGGGAATGCCATGGTAGTCAGTGTGAAAAACAATACTATTGTTACGGCACTGAATCAAAATGAGGCAGATAAAAAAATATTTACAAATATTGACGGAACGATTTTACTATAA
- a CDS encoding flagellar hook-length control protein FliK, translated as MQAARLNITDFPSSNQASAKTEIKQDSHFGELLLRQTEPFPSLKDKVQPQQGKEQQLAEMYENLEEILPDEVMAILKENEFLQEEVAAIIMQEAASQQEARSTEDDEQQLLLEKLLNRHLSSKNQVNQIDVTTDAKADEKAAADIYNEMINLLKDIEKTADIDDVAGKLANLLQDWEAFFQKNPDLDKENMLDKIQQQIQSADSSPFDQTIHQMACSLLAGDLSKRGEHLDNLDADSVLQDLQQVISELDPAEAKHIMEQITKQLTESGLLDEELLESMAFNEGQADSLKANIQQVLDVINRQIQTAEPSVAEQVMKQIAKLLQAYRQPEQAENQVKQAMEQSASAMMSSRQASAGDIEGMQRLEARIATWLQSAFKEVSPGVIKQNGHMNGTSQTDTNNEAEYRQPVKEDMVHRTEAKLAAWLQTSFQGTSSAGLKQESLPISKVEQFIIHMGQSDTAKGLSGKELIEKMETIVQSQRLQGFARGQNPIAIQLRPENLGDMTIRFVQTNGELTVQMLVSSKAVKEVLESNLHQLRNMFSPHQVSVERQDNLAASQTDASKSSKENQNEQQQSGHEEASSESGEQEPAPDTESFESFMEQLLSQNIEEQV; from the coding sequence ATGCAAGCGGCAAGGTTAAATATAACGGATTTTCCATCTTCTAATCAGGCATCTGCAAAAACAGAGATAAAGCAAGATTCTCATTTCGGAGAATTATTACTACGACAAACGGAACCGTTCCCGAGTTTGAAAGATAAGGTGCAGCCGCAGCAAGGCAAGGAACAACAGCTTGCGGAAATGTATGAAAATCTGGAAGAAATACTTCCGGATGAAGTGATGGCGATTTTGAAGGAAAATGAATTCCTGCAAGAAGAAGTAGCTGCTATTATCATGCAGGAAGCTGCTTCACAACAAGAGGCGCGTTCAACGGAGGATGACGAGCAGCAATTACTTCTCGAAAAATTGCTCAACAGGCACTTGTCCTCAAAAAATCAAGTCAATCAAATAGATGTAACAACGGATGCGAAAGCAGATGAAAAAGCTGCCGCAGATATTTATAACGAAATGATCAATCTGCTAAAAGATATTGAAAAAACGGCAGATATAGATGACGTAGCTGGCAAACTGGCAAATTTGCTGCAAGATTGGGAGGCATTTTTCCAAAAGAATCCGGATTTAGATAAGGAAAATATGCTGGATAAGATACAGCAGCAAATACAAAGCGCAGATTCATCTCCTTTTGATCAGACGATACATCAAATGGCATGTTCATTACTGGCTGGCGATTTATCAAAGCGTGGTGAACATCTTGATAACTTGGACGCTGACAGCGTGTTACAAGATTTACAACAGGTTATATCAGAACTTGATCCGGCCGAAGCGAAACATATAATGGAACAGATTACGAAGCAGTTGACAGAGTCAGGTCTCCTAGACGAAGAGCTGCTGGAAAGTATGGCGTTTAACGAAGGGCAAGCTGATTCTTTAAAAGCAAATATACAGCAAGTGCTGGATGTGATAAACCGGCAAATACAAACTGCAGAGCCAAGCGTTGCAGAGCAGGTAATGAAGCAAATCGCCAAGCTGTTGCAAGCATATCGTCAACCGGAGCAAGCGGAAAACCAAGTAAAACAAGCGATGGAACAATCCGCATCAGCCATGATGTCATCCCGGCAAGCATCTGCGGGAGATATAGAAGGAATGCAGCGATTAGAAGCAAGAATAGCCACATGGCTGCAGTCGGCTTTCAAAGAAGTATCTCCGGGAGTTATCAAGCAGAACGGGCATATGAATGGTACAAGTCAAACAGATACAAATAATGAAGCGGAATACCGCCAACCGGTAAAAGAAGACATGGTGCATCGTACGGAGGCTAAATTGGCAGCATGGCTGCAAACTTCTTTTCAAGGTACATCATCAGCCGGGCTGAAGCAGGAAAGTCTGCCGATTTCAAAAGTGGAACAATTTATCATCCATATGGGACAGTCGGATACAGCGAAAGGTTTATCCGGGAAAGAATTGATTGAAAAGATGGAAACGATTGTGCAAAGCCAGCGTCTCCAAGGATTTGCGCGTGGACAAAACCCGATAGCTATTCAGTTAAGACCGGAAAATTTAGGAGATATGACCATTCGTTTTGTGCAGACAAATGGAGAATTGACTGTACAGATGCTCGTTTCTTCCAAAGCAGTGAAGGAAGTACTGGAATCGAACCTGCATCAGCTGAGAAATATGTTTTCACCGCATCAAGTATCGGTGGAAAGACAGGATAATTTGGCTGCTTCCCAAACAGACGCGTCGAAAAGTTCGAAGGAAAATCAAAATGAACAGCAGCAATCAGGACATGAAGAAGCATCTTCTGAATCCGGTGAACAGGAGCCAGCCCCTGATACGGAGTCATTTGAATCGTTTATGGAGCAGTTACTATCTCAAAATATAGAAGAACAGGTTTAA
- a CDS encoding flagellar biosynthetic protein FliO, with amino-acid sequence MKKQSWYLYALGAGMLFFLLLPISVGAEANVLDCLENDEGCNEEELNTDQEQPEENDEDMMMDNNDNAFLVEDDSNDSSMGWQIVRLVIGLALVLGLVYVVLKFLGKKNGFNQQPGILRNVGGVSVGSNKSVQIIRAGNKYYLIGVGDNVELLEEIDDPESIEQLLNQSTEKGTDALSFFSKGKKAESDPLSNASFNQLLNRELKSIRKNRQDLIQKHKDDVHE; translated from the coding sequence TTGAAGAAGCAATCATGGTATCTCTACGCGCTGGGGGCAGGCATGCTATTTTTTCTGCTGCTTCCCATCAGCGTAGGTGCAGAAGCAAATGTGTTAGACTGCCTTGAAAATGACGAGGGGTGTAACGAAGAAGAATTAAATACAGATCAAGAACAACCGGAAGAAAATGATGAAGATATGATGATGGACAACAATGACAATGCATTTTTAGTTGAGGATGACTCAAATGATTCATCCATGGGCTGGCAAATTGTCCGCTTAGTTATTGGCCTGGCTCTTGTATTAGGCTTAGTTTACGTCGTCTTAAAGTTTTTAGGAAAAAAGAATGGATTTAACCAGCAGCCGGGTATTTTGCGTAATGTAGGCGGCGTGTCCGTCGGATCGAATAAATCCGTGCAAATTATCCGTGCAGGAAACAAATATTATCTAATCGGGGTTGGAGATAACGTGGAGCTATTAGAAGAAATCGATGACCCTGAAAGCATAGAACAATTGCTGAATCAATCGACAGAAAAAGGGACAGATGCTTTATCTTTCTTTTCAAAAGGAAAAAAAGCAGAAAGCGATCCGTTATCCAATGCGTCTTTTAATCAATTACTGAACAGGGAATTGAAGTCGATTCGTAAAAATCGCCAGGATCTGATTCAGAAACATAAGGACGATGTCCATGAATGA
- the fliY gene encoding flagellar motor switch phosphatase FliY: MMNDGKLSQEEIDALLKVPEDSQEDNEQEQTEEKPFLTDVEKDALGEIGNISFGSSATTLSTLLNQKVEITTPAVTTVDKEELESEVTFKPVSVQVNYIKGFIGNNVFFIKSEDAAIIADIMLGGDGTSPDGELNEMHLSAVQEAMNQMMGSAATSMSTVFNKKIDISPPEIIHGLDQQKKDLLFGEKVYVKVFFKLMVGDLIDSNMVQLVPLDFAKELVQQLMNPTPSAEEEAPNQTEPEHAPVQASEEESEQASKSQAAASPDASSMAVSEPAADHQPTEQPVSREAENNGSTIQRNNDILGRPSMQKSNIQEAAFSNFEQAPINYQGQRNLDMLMDIPLRVTVELGRTKQSIKEILEMGAGSIIELDKLAGEPVDILVNEKLVAEGEVVVIDENFGVRVTDIVSQTDRIQHLKK, from the coding sequence ATGATGAATGACGGCAAGCTGTCGCAAGAAGAAATAGATGCCCTGCTGAAAGTCCCTGAAGATAGTCAGGAGGACAACGAGCAGGAGCAGACAGAAGAAAAACCGTTTTTAACGGATGTAGAAAAAGATGCTTTAGGAGAAATTGGTAATATTTCTTTCGGAAGCTCTGCTACCACGTTGTCTACGCTTTTAAATCAAAAAGTGGAAATTACAACGCCGGCAGTTACGACAGTTGATAAGGAAGAACTAGAAAGCGAAGTTACGTTTAAACCTGTAAGTGTTCAAGTGAATTACATAAAAGGTTTTATAGGCAACAATGTGTTTTTCATTAAATCAGAGGATGCAGCGATCATTGCTGATATTATGCTTGGCGGCGATGGAACCAGCCCGGACGGAGAACTCAATGAAATGCATCTCAGTGCTGTTCAGGAAGCGATGAATCAGATGATGGGTTCAGCTGCTACAAGTATGTCCACTGTATTTAATAAGAAAATAGATATTTCTCCTCCTGAAATCATCCATGGATTGGATCAACAGAAAAAAGATCTTTTATTTGGAGAAAAAGTATATGTCAAAGTATTTTTCAAATTAATGGTAGGGGATTTAATCGATTCGAATATGGTACAGCTGGTTCCGCTGGACTTTGCCAAAGAATTAGTACAGCAATTAATGAATCCGACGCCTTCTGCCGAAGAAGAAGCTCCCAATCAAACGGAGCCGGAACACGCTCCCGTACAAGCATCGGAAGAAGAATCAGAACAAGCTTCGAAAAGCCAAGCTGCGGCCAGCCCGGATGCAAGTTCAATGGCGGTTTCAGAACCAGCAGCAGACCATCAGCCGACAGAACAACCTGTCAGCAGGGAAGCAGAGAATAATGGGTCAACGATTCAAAGAAACAATGATATTTTAGGCAGACCAAGTATGCAAAAATCAAACATCCAGGAAGCTGCATTTTCAAATTTCGAGCAGGCTCCGATCAATTATCAAGGCCAGCGTAATCTGGATATGTTAATGGATATTCCTTTACGGGTGACGGTTGAATTAGGCAGAACAAAGCAGTCTATTAAGGAAATCCTGGAAATGGGAGCAGGGTCCATTATTGAATTGGACAAACTGGCAGGCGAACCTGTAGATATTCTGGTAAATGAAAAATTGGTAGCTGAAGGAGAAGTCGTTGTCATTGATGAGAATTTTGGCGTCCGTGTAACAGACATTGTCAGCCAGACTGATCGAATTCAACATTTAAAGAAATAG
- the fliP gene encoding flagellar type III secretion system pore protein FliP (The bacterial flagellar biogenesis protein FliP forms a type III secretion system (T3SS)-type pore required for flagellar assembly.) encodes MNEFIDIFSSSDPTNVAMSVRLLLLLTIFSLAPGILILMTSFTRIIIVLSFVRTSLATQQMPPNQVLIGIALFMTFFIMAPTFSEVYEEGLSPLFAEEITLDEAYENASVPLKEFMAQHTRQKDLQLFLNYTEAEPPETVQDIPLTTLVPAFAISELKTAFQMGFMVFIPFLIIDMAVASILMSMGMMMLPPVMISLPFKILLFVLVDGWYLITQSLLGGF; translated from the coding sequence ATGAATGAATTTATAGATATATTTTCAAGCTCTGATCCGACAAATGTAGCTATGTCTGTAAGGCTGCTCTTGTTATTAACCATATTCTCCTTAGCTCCGGGAATTTTGATATTAATGACAAGTTTTACACGCATTATTATTGTTTTGTCATTTGTACGTACATCATTGGCTACACAGCAGATGCCTCCTAATCAGGTGTTAATCGGTATTGCTCTATTCATGACGTTTTTTATCATGGCTCCGACTTTTTCGGAAGTTTATGAAGAAGGTCTATCTCCACTTTTTGCAGAGGAGATTACACTGGATGAAGCGTATGAAAATGCAAGTGTCCCGTTAAAAGAATTTATGGCACAGCATACGAGACAGAAGGATTTGCAATTGTTCCTGAATTACACAGAGGCAGAACCGCCGGAAACAGTACAGGATATTCCGTTAACTACCTTAGTTCCTGCATTTGCTATCAGTGAGTTAAAAACAGCATTTCAAATGGGGTTTATGGTTTTCATTCCATTTTTAATTATTGACATGGCCGTAGCAAGTATTTTGATGTCTATGGGAATGATGATGTTGCCGCCGGTAATGATTTCATTGCCGTTTAAAATATTATTATTTGTCTTGGTGGATGGTTGGTATTTGATTACGCAGTCTCTACTCGGCGGTTTTTAA
- the fliR gene encoding flagellar biosynthetic protein FliR yields the protein MIEMINWNLVPAFMLIFVRLLTFFVIMPLFSYRSVPVQFKIGISFFLAIILISTVDIDHVALNDLYVFLLVKEALVGICIGLIAFILVSAIQIAGGFIDFQMGFAIANVVDPQTGAQSPLTGQYFYIISLLFLLSVDGHHMILNGMMNSFSYIPLDQFIPFGEESIIEFVLTTFNTMFIIAFQIAIPIVGCLFLVDVALGIVARTVPQMNVFVVGLPLKILVSFIAILVFLALYVGILQSVFEAMFRVMEQLMALFGGV from the coding sequence ATGATTGAGATGATTAATTGGAACCTTGTTCCAGCATTTATGTTAATTTTTGTACGGCTTTTGACATTCTTTGTCATTATGCCTTTATTCTCTTATCGGTCTGTTCCGGTTCAATTTAAAATCGGAATCAGTTTTTTTCTGGCCATTATTTTAATATCAACCGTGGATATTGATCATGTTGCTTTAAATGATTTATATGTATTCTTGCTGGTAAAAGAAGCCCTGGTCGGGATTTGTATTGGACTGATAGCATTCATTCTGGTGTCGGCTATCCAGATTGCCGGTGGATTTATTGATTTTCAAATGGGTTTTGCCATTGCGAATGTGGTAGATCCGCAAACAGGTGCACAGAGTCCTTTGACAGGCCAATATTTTTATATTATTTCATTGTTATTTTTGTTATCCGTAGATGGCCATCATATGATTTTGAATGGCATGATGAACAGTTTTTCCTACATTCCATTAGATCAATTTATTCCTTTTGGCGAGGAAAGCATCATAGAATTCGTGTTAACCACTTTTAATACGATGTTCATTATTGCTTTTCAAATAGCTATCCCTATTGTCGGCTGTTTATTTTTAGTAGATGTGGCATTGGGAATCGTGGCCCGTACCGTACCGCAAATGAATGTATTTGTTGTCGGTCTGCCATTGAAAATATTAGTGAGTTTTATAGCGATTCTGGTATTTCTCGCTCTGTACGTCGGAATACTGCAATCCGTTTTTGAAGCGATGTTTCGGGTGATGGAGCAATTGATGGCTTTATTTGGAGGTGTTTAA
- the fliM gene encoding flagellar motor switch protein FliM — protein MDEVLSQNEIDALLSAITSGEMDAEELKKEEDEKRIRVYDFKRALRFSKDQIRSIARLHENYARLLTTFFATQLRTYVNITVTSVDQVPYEEFIRSVPKPTVLNIYSLQPLDGNLIMEVNPNIAFALLERLLGGNGSTGSKSSSLTEIEKILLTQLFEKAEGNLKEAWSSVTDIEPVLEEFEENPQFLQIVAPTETVVVVSLSAMIGEASGMINICIPHVILEPIIPKLSASYWMQTNNKDEKSMQRMSQYLKNTDVEVKAILGETSMNIDEFLRFSAGDVIALDQAIDSPLKMAVNDEFKFLVQPGEYRHKMSVQVLEELNGVMENDE, from the coding sequence ATGGATGAGGTATTATCACAAAATGAAATTGATGCCTTGCTATCAGCGATAACATCAGGAGAAATGGATGCGGAAGAATTGAAAAAGGAAGAAGATGAAAAAAGAATCCGCGTATATGATTTTAAGAGAGCATTACGTTTCTCAAAAGACCAGATACGCAGTATTGCAAGACTGCATGAGAATTATGCGAGGTTGCTGACAACCTTTTTTGCCACGCAGCTCAGAACATATGTGAATATTACGGTTACCTCTGTTGATCAAGTACCCTATGAGGAATTTATACGATCCGTACCAAAGCCGACAGTTCTGAACATTTATAGCTTACAGCCATTAGACGGAAATTTAATCATGGAAGTCAATCCTAATATTGCATTTGCATTATTGGAGCGGCTGCTTGGCGGGAATGGCTCTACCGGTTCAAAATCAAGCAGTCTGACAGAAATTGAAAAGATATTGCTCACTCAATTGTTTGAGAAGGCAGAAGGGAATTTAAAAGAAGCTTGGTCCTCTGTTACAGATATTGAACCTGTATTAGAGGAATTTGAAGAAAATCCACAATTCCTGCAAATCGTTGCACCGACGGAAACAGTCGTTGTTGTATCGCTATCAGCAATGATTGGGGAAGCTTCCGGGATGATTAACATCTGTATTCCTCATGTCATTTTGGAACCGATCATCCCCAAGCTCTCTGCGTCTTATTGGATGCAGACGAATAATAAAGATGAAAAAAGCATGCAAAGAATGTCGCAGTATCTGAAAAATACAGATGTCGAAGTAAAAGCCATTTTGGGTGAGACATCTATGAATATTGATGAATTTCTAAGATTTTCTGCCGGCGATGTAATTGCATTGGATCAAGCCATTGATTCACCGTTGAAAATGGCTGTGAACGATGAATTTAAGTTCCTTGTACAACCAGGTGAGTACCGGCATAAAATGTCTGTTCAAGTATTAGAGGAACTGAATGGGGTGATGGAAAATGATGAATGA
- a CDS encoding response regulator, whose translation MGKKILIVDDAAFMRMMIKDILTKNDFEVVGEAQDGNEAVEKYKEQQPDLVTMDITMPEKDGLQALKEILQINPDAKVIMCSAMGQQAMVIDAIQVGAKDFIVKPFQADRVIEAIQKALG comes from the coding sequence ATGGGTAAAAAGATATTAATTGTAGATGATGCAGCTTTCATGAGAATGATGATTAAAGATATTTTAACCAAAAATGATTTTGAAGTAGTTGGAGAAGCACAAGATGGCAATGAAGCGGTAGAAAAATATAAAGAACAACAGCCTGATTTGGTAACGATGGATATTACCATGCCGGAAAAAGATGGATTACAAGCCTTGAAGGAAATTCTTCAGATTAATCCGGATGCAAAAGTCATTATGTGTTCCGCAATGGGGCAGCAGGCAATGGTTATTGATGCTATTCAGGTGGGAGCAAAAGATTTTATTGTTAAACCGTTCCAGGCAGATCGTGTCATTGAAGCGATTCAAAAAGCACTCGGCTAA